In the genome of Croceimicrobium hydrocarbonivorans, one region contains:
- the purK gene encoding 5-(carboxyamino)imidazole ribonucleotide synthase, translating into MNTKNYYSSDFRLGIVGGGQLGKMLLQETRRLDIGTSVLDPSEVAPCRLGSNEFTVGSLTDFDTVYQFGQNCDVLTIEIENVSVEALQKLEEEGKKVFPQPHIIRLIQSKIRQKNFYKENLIPTADFISFENKAELMTAINKQQVPFPFVWKQSTGGFDGRGVAMIRKKADLETLPDVPCLAESMVPFEKELAVVVARSANGECRSFPTVEMDFHPEANLVEYVFSPGNVEEAISDKAQELARMVAEKLGIVGILAVEMFLTKDGMILINEVAPRVHNSGHLSIEGNVSSQFEQHLRAILDLPLGSTETIQPAVMVNLVGDEDYTGPVYYEGIEEIMALSGVYVHLYGKAETRPFRKMGHVTIIDPDLEAARAKARIVKEKIKVISQ; encoded by the coding sequence ATGAACACTAAGAATTACTACTCTTCAGATTTCAGATTAGGAATTGTTGGCGGCGGGCAGCTAGGTAAAATGCTGCTGCAAGAAACCCGACGATTGGATATTGGAACCTCGGTTCTCGACCCTAGTGAGGTAGCACCTTGCAGACTGGGAAGCAATGAATTTACTGTAGGTTCACTTACAGATTTTGATACCGTTTATCAGTTCGGACAAAACTGCGATGTGCTGACCATCGAAATTGAAAATGTAAGCGTTGAGGCTCTTCAAAAGCTGGAAGAGGAAGGCAAGAAGGTGTTTCCACAGCCCCATATTATTCGCTTGATTCAAAGTAAAATTCGCCAAAAGAATTTCTATAAGGAAAACCTTATCCCCACCGCGGATTTCATCAGCTTCGAAAACAAAGCGGAACTGATGACAGCCATCAACAAGCAACAAGTTCCCTTTCCATTTGTATGGAAACAGAGCACTGGCGGTTTTGATGGCCGCGGGGTAGCTATGATTCGCAAGAAAGCAGATTTGGAAACTTTACCCGATGTACCTTGTCTAGCAGAAAGCATGGTTCCCTTTGAGAAGGAACTGGCTGTAGTAGTAGCCCGCTCCGCTAATGGTGAGTGCCGCTCCTTCCCTACGGTAGAGATGGATTTCCACCCCGAAGCCAATTTAGTAGAATATGTCTTCAGCCCCGGAAATGTAGAAGAAGCTATAAGCGACAAGGCCCAAGAATTAGCCCGAATGGTTGCCGAAAAGTTGGGCATTGTTGGTATTCTGGCGGTAGAGATGTTCCTCACCAAAGACGGAATGATCCTGATAAATGAGGTAGCACCCCGCGTTCACAATTCAGGGCACCTTAGTATTGAAGGCAATGTAAGCTCTCAATTTGAGCAGCATTTACGTGCCATTTTAGACCTTCCCTTAGGTTCTACCGAGACCATTCAACCTGCGGTGATGGTAAACCTGGTAGGTGATGAGGATTATACCGGCCCGGTATATTATGAGGGTATTGAAGAAATTATGGCTTTGAGCGGTGTGTATGTGCACCTCTATGGGAAGGCGGAAACTCGTCCCTTCCGGAAAATGGGTCATGTTACAATAATCGACCCCGACTTAGAAGCCGCCCGCGCCAAAGCCCGTATCGTAAAAGAAAAAATTAAAGTTATCAGTCAATGA
- a CDS encoding T9SS type A sorting domain-containing protein, with translation MKKTAILFLSLTAAMAVNAQGVPQVEPTIEPNEAPVKHVKRATQNIESSASTTVWSEDFANGIPADWSQNGTPTTAQWEYRGPSTTPSNASGSRGYYSGINNATPSNSPIASTTAANGFMIFDSDYLDNGNTANAGSGLAPAPHVGRLITDTIDCTNYSNLELKFEMYARRFYADWLVAFSIDGGATYTDTIEFYSDATVPVNGATADNAIAQANVSSIIGGQSQVVMQFIFDGTPGNTNGNGYYFWMIDDIELRTPPANQFTFTAWNGAPPQDMIYNNNGGEYPKYGIMNVNQIVPVNFDGNFINYGTQTQTNATLEVEIWDVTGTPSLVTTISAPGCANLASGDTCDYTNLTTPTWTPPAQEASYLLVWKAVSDSISSATTTATDTFAFYVNNTLYSPDRNVVDNYVGTNSANPEIIAMGAMYDLTNEDPNNPGSGLIYIDGLDIMLSSLTDSTADIEIAFYDTTGFAFNAGFPAGATAAFRKSFTLNGSLIGTNAYFDLNDANGNPLVLPAQPYLMIINFFPNASGGVIRIANDASFDQPGYATVMQLADGNWYGGFTSDVHEGTFLRLNVAEYQPGQGLEEENFDAFTMYPNPTAGATKMEFAEGGNYTIEVLDMTGSRVISIEESVNANETIEFDMSQYPMGVYMVNVKGDRLNKTVKLTVK, from the coding sequence ATGAAGAAAACAGCTATCCTATTTCTTAGCTTAACTGCTGCTATGGCTGTAAATGCTCAAGGGGTTCCTCAAGTTGAACCTACTATTGAGCCAAACGAAGCTCCAGTTAAGCATGTAAAACGCGCTACTCAGAATATCGAGTCCAGTGCCTCCACTACCGTATGGAGTGAAGATTTTGCCAATGGCATTCCAGCCGACTGGAGCCAAAATGGTACGCCAACCACTGCTCAGTGGGAATACCGCGGCCCAAGTACTACTCCAAGTAATGCTTCCGGATCTCGTGGTTATTATTCAGGCATCAACAATGCCACTCCATCTAACAGCCCAATCGCTTCTACAACTGCGGCTAATGGGTTCATGATTTTCGATTCCGATTATCTGGACAATGGAAACACTGCCAATGCTGGTTCAGGATTAGCTCCTGCTCCTCACGTTGGTCGTTTGATTACCGACACCATTGATTGTACTAACTACAGCAACCTCGAATTAAAATTCGAAATGTATGCTCGTCGTTTTTACGCCGATTGGTTAGTAGCTTTCTCAATCGACGGTGGAGCTACTTACACTGATACTATTGAATTCTACAGCGATGCTACAGTTCCTGTAAATGGTGCTACCGCTGACAATGCCATTGCTCAAGCTAATGTATCTTCTATCATTGGTGGTCAATCTCAAGTAGTAATGCAATTCATTTTCGACGGAACTCCTGGTAACACCAACGGTAACGGTTACTACTTCTGGATGATCGACGATATCGAATTACGTACGCCTCCAGCAAACCAGTTCACTTTCACCGCTTGGAACGGTGCTCCACCCCAAGACATGATCTACAATAACAATGGTGGCGAGTATCCTAAGTATGGTATCATGAACGTGAACCAAATTGTTCCTGTTAACTTCGACGGTAACTTCATTAACTACGGTACTCAAACTCAAACCAATGCTACTTTAGAAGTAGAAATTTGGGACGTAACCGGTACTCCTAGCTTAGTTACCACTATTTCAGCTCCTGGTTGCGCCAACTTAGCTTCAGGTGACACTTGTGACTACACTAATTTAACTACTCCTACCTGGACTCCTCCAGCACAAGAAGCTAGCTACTTATTAGTGTGGAAAGCTGTATCTGACAGCATCAGCAGCGCTACCACTACTGCTACTGATACTTTCGCTTTCTACGTAAACAACACCCTTTACTCTCCAGACCGTAATGTGGTAGACAACTACGTAGGTACTAACTCAGCTAACCCAGAGATCATTGCTATGGGTGCGATGTACGACTTGACCAATGAAGATCCTAACAACCCAGGATCAGGTTTAATCTACATCGATGGTTTAGATATTATGTTGAGCTCATTAACTGACTCAACTGCTGATATCGAGATTGCATTCTACGATACCACTGGTTTTGCTTTCAACGCTGGATTCCCAGCTGGAGCTACTGCTGCTTTCCGTAAATCATTCACCTTGAATGGTTCTTTAATCGGAACTAATGCTTATTTCGACTTGAACGATGCTAACGGTAACCCATTAGTATTACCAGCTCAGCCTTACTTGATGATCATCAACTTCTTCCCGAATGCAAGTGGTGGTGTGATTCGTATCGCGAATGACGCATCTTTCGATCAGCCAGGATACGCTACTGTAATGCAGTTAGCTGACGGTAACTGGTATGGTGGATTTACTTCTGATGTACACGAAGGAACCTTCTTACGTTTGAACGTAGCTGAGTACCAGCCCGGACAAGGTTTAGAAGAAGAAAACTTTGATGCCTTCACTATGTATCCTAACCCAACTGCAGGTGCTACCAAAATGGAATTTGCAGAAGGTGGAAACTATACCATTGAAGTATTAGACATGACTGGCAGCCGCGTTATCTCTATCGAAGAGAGCGTAAATGCTAACGAAACCATCGAATTCGACATGAGCCAATACCCAATGGGTGTTTACATGGTAAATGTTAAAGGCGATCGTTTGAATAAAACTGTGAAGCTCACTGTGAAGTAA
- a CDS encoding SprT-like domain-containing protein produces MKKGPDPFAALNKYLPTGSLELLRPLLDRYPLQLKVSKPRKTKFGDYRYPQKGEAHRISVNGDLNPYAFLITLLHEYAHLVAFDKFGRKIKAHGEEWQFCFREIGSPFLDAKIFPIKLERAFRASLARGHASSATDHQLLRVLKEFDQQESAEPRTFVEDLEPGAIFVLNGRIFKKGPKSRKRYKCDEVKSGRQFMVHPLAEVGIWKETNEH; encoded by the coding sequence ATGAAGAAAGGACCGGATCCTTTTGCGGCCCTCAACAAATACCTGCCTACCGGCAGTTTGGAGCTCCTCCGTCCTTTACTGGATCGCTATCCCTTGCAGTTAAAAGTTAGCAAGCCCCGGAAAACCAAATTTGGCGATTATCGCTATCCGCAAAAAGGAGAAGCGCATCGCATTTCGGTGAATGGCGACCTCAACCCCTATGCTTTTCTAATAACCCTCTTACACGAATACGCTCACCTAGTGGCCTTCGATAAATTTGGCCGGAAGATTAAAGCACATGGTGAAGAATGGCAATTTTGCTTTCGTGAAATCGGCAGTCCTTTTTTAGATGCCAAAATTTTCCCCATCAAATTAGAACGCGCTTTTAGAGCCAGTTTGGCCCGCGGACATGCCAGCTCAGCCACGGATCATCAGCTGCTGCGAGTGCTCAAAGAATTCGATCAACAAGAATCGGCAGAGCCTCGTACCTTTGTCGAAGATTTAGAACCCGGCGCAATCTTCGTGCTTAATGGTCGCATCTTTAAGAAAGGACCCAAAAGTCGTAAGCGCTACAAATGTGACGAAGTTAAAAGCGGTCGTCAATTTATGGTACACCCCCTGGCAGAAGTCGGGATTTGGAAGGAAACAAATGAACACTAA
- a CDS encoding ABC transporter ATP-binding protein gives MIEVKEIRKSFGEHEVLKGIDASFYKGKTNLIIGQSGSGKTVFLKSLVGLHDIDSGEIEYDGTALGDLNRKDRKSLRTEMGMVFQGNALFDSLTIEENVTFALSMFSGMSAAEKKDRADFCLERVNLPGVNQKFPSELSGGMQKRVAIARAISMNPKYLFCDEPNSGLDPKTAIVIDQLLQEITQEFEMTTVINTHDMNSVIEIGDHIIFIKDGKKAWQGTGEEILGTDNAEIVDFVYSSELFKKIRRKV, from the coding sequence ATGATCGAAGTAAAGGAAATACGAAAGTCTTTTGGGGAGCATGAAGTGCTCAAGGGTATTGATGCTTCCTTTTACAAGGGGAAGACGAATTTAATTATTGGTCAGAGCGGATCCGGTAAAACGGTATTTCTAAAATCCTTGGTGGGTTTGCATGATATCGATTCGGGTGAGATTGAATACGATGGCACGGCTTTAGGCGATTTAAATCGCAAGGATCGTAAGAGTTTACGCACTGAAATGGGAATGGTGTTTCAAGGCAATGCCTTGTTTGATTCATTGACCATTGAAGAGAATGTAACCTTCGCCCTAAGTATGTTTAGTGGTATGTCGGCAGCGGAGAAAAAGGATCGGGCTGACTTTTGTTTGGAACGGGTGAATTTACCTGGTGTTAATCAGAAATTCCCATCCGAGTTATCGGGAGGTATGCAAAAGCGGGTGGCCATTGCAAGGGCCATTAGCATGAATCCGAAATATCTCTTTTGTGATGAACCGAACTCTGGCTTAGATCCCAAAACGGCTATTGTTATCGACCAGCTTTTACAGGAGATTACTCAGGAGTTTGAGATGACAACGGTAATCAATACCCATGATATGAACTCAGTAATTGAGATTGGGGATCATATCATTTTCATTAAAGACGGCAAGAAGGCCTGGCAGGGAACTGGTGAAGAGATTCTTGGTACCGACAATGCCGAGATTGTAGATTTCGTGTACAGTTCGGAGCTCTTCAAAAAAATTCGCCGCAAGGTTTAA
- a CDS encoding MlaE family ABC transporter permease, with amino-acid sequence MFFNKWIESLGKYIVLLGRTFRRPENGKMYYNAFLSDLDLLGINSLGIVAVISLFVGAVVTIQTAFNLDDPLIPDYYIAIATRESIVLEFSPTIISLILAGKVGSNIASTLGSMRVSEQIDALEVMGVNPASYLIAPKIAALAFFNPILIIISMALGLVGGYLASIGGVMSAEDYYYGLTVDFNAYHITYALIKTFVFAFLIVSISAYFGFYVRGGAIEVGINATKAVVSSSVAIIVSNYMLTQVLLV; translated from the coding sequence ATGTTTTTCAACAAGTGGATTGAGTCTTTAGGGAAATACATAGTGCTATTGGGCCGCACTTTTCGTCGCCCTGAGAATGGCAAGATGTATTATAATGCCTTTTTGAGTGATCTGGATTTACTGGGCATTAACTCCCTGGGAATTGTGGCAGTAATCTCCTTATTCGTGGGAGCGGTTGTAACCATCCAAACGGCCTTTAATCTTGATGATCCACTGATTCCTGATTATTACATTGCTATCGCCACTCGCGAGAGTATTGTTCTGGAATTTTCTCCCACCATTATCAGCTTGATTTTAGCAGGTAAGGTAGGCTCCAATATTGCTTCTACCTTGGGGAGTATGCGCGTTTCCGAGCAGATTGATGCTCTGGAAGTAATGGGGGTGAATCCTGCATCTTATTTGATTGCACCCAAAATTGCAGCCCTTGCTTTCTTTAATCCGATCCTAATCATCATTAGTATGGCCCTGGGGTTAGTGGGGGGCTATTTAGCTTCCATTGGAGGGGTAATGTCGGCAGAGGACTACTATTATGGTCTTACGGTTGACTTCAATGCCTATCACATCACCTATGCTTTGATAAAAACCTTTGTTTTTGCATTTCTAATTGTAAGCATCAGTGCCTATTTCGGATTTTATGTCCGAGGCGGTGCTATAGAGGTGGGGATCAATGCCACCAAGGCGGTAGTGAGCAGCTCTGTGGCCATTATTGTAAGTAACTATATGCTAACCCAAGTATTACTGGTCTAA
- a CDS encoding T9SS type A sorting domain-containing protein, producing MKKAAILLGSVLIGSGSLLAQSQGNKAPMAIKPALIEKQELNREYRGYNQNSQIESAATTTTFWSEDFSNGIPSTWQQNGSTALSAWEYRGPNTVPTNATGSQGAWAQGTGPIVSPTASNGFVIFDSDFLDNAGSQTNPGSGVAPAPHIGRLLTDTIDLSGETAVELRINSYARQFFSRYFIAFSKDAGQTWNDTIELYDALEVNEDSEVDGVETFNVSGYIGGEAQAMIQFIYAGNKPGNVNGTGYYYWMLDDIELRSLPENAFRFTEFNGAPPQDITFNGNPLYTKYGVMNDDQIVPINFDANVYNYGSVTQTNIKLEVEIYDGTGGLVTTVSSPAGASLPMLDTLDFNTLTTPSWTPPAVDEYTFIYKITSDSLSVSTTNATDTVNFSVRENNYGVDWGTIDNFFGTTSAVGDMVAAGTRYALENEDSDSTGSGLVFLDGVDIYLSARTDSTADLEISLFDTTGFAFNAGFPAGTTPEFTRTYTLNANSIGGLIRFPFSSLDSVYDNGTWTEVDRPLAVPTGTYFVIVNFFPNAADGVVRIANSAQYFQPSESAVFQTGDGDWFGGFLNSTTFEAPIIRLAVADAPRYDVSISENDINRFSVYPNPTNGEGSVAFHQGGTYSLNLIDMVGRVHYSDEVTVNENERREFNFNDLKPGVYLLQIEGEGLNKTIKLQVQ from the coding sequence ATGAAAAAAGCAGCTATCCTTTTGGGCTCCGTTCTTATCGGCTCAGGTAGCCTTCTGGCTCAGAGTCAAGGAAACAAAGCCCCAATGGCAATTAAGCCGGCTCTCATTGAAAAACAAGAGCTTAACCGAGAGTACCGCGGGTACAACCAAAACTCTCAAATCGAGAGTGCAGCTACGACTACTACTTTCTGGAGCGAAGACTTCTCTAACGGCATTCCATCTACTTGGCAACAAAACGGAAGCACTGCGCTTTCTGCTTGGGAATACCGCGGACCCAATACTGTTCCTACTAACGCAACAGGTTCTCAAGGAGCTTGGGCCCAAGGTACTGGTCCCATCGTAAGCCCTACAGCTAGTAACGGATTTGTGATTTTCGATTCTGATTTCTTGGATAACGCAGGTAGCCAAACCAATCCTGGTAGTGGCGTTGCTCCTGCTCCTCACATTGGTCGTTTGTTAACGGATACCATCGACCTTAGTGGTGAGACTGCAGTAGAATTAAGAATCAATTCTTACGCTCGTCAGTTCTTCAGCCGTTACTTCATCGCTTTCAGTAAAGACGCTGGTCAAACCTGGAACGATACCATCGAATTATACGATGCCCTCGAAGTAAATGAAGATTCTGAAGTTGATGGCGTAGAAACCTTCAACGTTTCTGGCTACATCGGTGGTGAGGCTCAAGCTATGATTCAGTTTATCTACGCTGGAAACAAGCCAGGTAACGTTAATGGAACTGGATACTACTACTGGATGTTAGACGATATCGAATTACGTTCACTTCCAGAAAATGCTTTCCGTTTCACCGAATTTAATGGTGCTCCTCCTCAAGATATCACCTTTAACGGAAATCCATTATACACCAAATACGGTGTAATGAACGATGATCAAATTGTTCCTATCAATTTCGACGCTAACGTATACAACTACGGTTCTGTAACTCAAACTAACATCAAGTTAGAAGTAGAGATTTACGACGGAACTGGTGGTCTTGTAACTACTGTGAGCTCTCCAGCTGGTGCTTCTTTACCAATGTTGGACACCTTAGACTTCAACACTTTAACTACTCCATCTTGGACTCCTCCTGCTGTTGATGAGTATACTTTCATTTACAAAATTACTTCTGACAGCCTTTCTGTTTCTACTACCAATGCTACCGACACTGTTAACTTCAGCGTTCGCGAAAACAACTATGGTGTAGATTGGGGAACTATCGACAACTTCTTCGGTACTACTAGTGCTGTAGGTGATATGGTAGCTGCTGGTACTCGTTACGCTTTAGAAAACGAAGATTCTGACAGCACCGGTTCTGGTTTAGTATTCTTAGACGGTGTAGATATTTACTTATCTGCTCGTACTGACTCTACTGCCGACTTAGAAATCAGTCTTTTCGATACTACAGGCTTTGCTTTCAACGCTGGTTTCCCAGCTGGAACTACTCCTGAATTTACCCGCACTTATACCTTAAATGCTAACTCTATCGGTGGATTGATCCGTTTCCCATTCAGCTCCTTAGACAGTGTTTATGACAATGGCACCTGGACTGAAGTTGACCGTCCTTTGGCTGTTCCTACCGGAACCTACTTTGTGATTGTAAACTTCTTCCCTAATGCAGCCGATGGTGTTGTACGTATCGCTAACAGCGCTCAATACTTCCAGCCTTCCGAGTCTGCAGTATTCCAAACTGGCGACGGTGACTGGTTCGGTGGCTTCTTAAACTCTACTACTTTCGAAGCTCCTATCATCCGTTTAGCTGTAGCTGATGCTCCACGTTACGATGTAAGCATCTCTGAAAATGATATCAACCGCTTCAGTGTGTATCCTAACCCAACCAATGGCGAAGGTTCAGTAGCATTCCACCAAGGTGGTACCTACTCTTTAAACCTTATCGACATGGTAGGTCGTGTACACTACAGCGATGAAGTAACCGTGAACGAAAACGAACGTCGTGAATTCAACTTCAACGACTTGAAGCCTGGTGTTTACCTACTTCAAATTGAAGGCGAAGGTTTAAACAAAACCATCAAACTTCAGGTTCAATAA